In Microplitis demolitor isolate Queensland-Clemson2020A chromosome 9, iyMicDemo2.1a, whole genome shotgun sequence, one genomic interval encodes:
- the LOC103575403 gene encoding SKI8 subunit of superkiller complex protein yields the protein MYSLIHKTENAHEDSIWTCAWGRPKKKKDARTDEDSRDSIQSTAEETTEYVVTGSVDDLVKVWEQKDGSLKLKHKLSGHSLGVVSVAISSDGTKCASSSLDSSLRLWDLESGDKISSIEVGPVDIWTVVFSPDDKFIVSGSHAGKIHMYGTESGKQEQSLDTRGGKFTLSVAYSPDGKYIASGAIDGIINIFDVAYGKVLRTLEGHAMPIRSLCFSPDSQLLLTASDDGHMKLYDVKDANVAGTLSGHASWVLGVAFGSDGQKFASSSSDHTVKIWELAQRQCLHTFNEHSDQVWAVKYHPEKNNLVVSVSEDKSINLYEYPQ from the exons aTG TATTCTTTAATACATAAAACTGAAAATGCTCATGAAGATAGTATTTGGACTTGTGCTTGGGGTCGAccaaagaagaaaaaagatGCCCGCACGGACGAAGATTCACG aGATTCAATTCAGTCGACTGCTGAAGAAACAACAGAATATGTTGTCACTGGTTCAGTTGATGATTTAGTAAAGGTTTGGGAACAAAAAGATGGTAGTTTGAAATTGAAACATAAATTATCCGGCCATTCACTTGGAGTTGTATCAGTTGCAATAAGTTCCGATGGCACAA AGTGTGCATCAAGTTCCCTAGATTCAAGTTTAAGATTGTGGGATTTAGAATCAGGTGATAAAATTTCTAGTATTGAAGTTGGCCCGGTTGATATTTGGACTGTTGTATTTTCACCTGACGATAAGTTTATAGTATCAGGAAGTCATGCTGGTAAAATTCACATGTATGGAACAGAGAGTGGTAAACAAGAACAATCATTAGATACAAGAGGAGGGAAATTCACTTTAAGTGTAGCCTAT AGTCCTGATGGAAAATATATCGCTAGTGGTGCCATTGATggaataatcaatatttttgatgTTGCATATGGAAAAGTTTTAAGAACTTTAGAag GTCATGCAATGCCTATTCGATCGCTCTGTTTTTCTCCGGATTCACAATTACTCTTAACAGCATCTGATGATGGACATATGAAACTTTACGATGt AAAAGATGCAAATGTAGCAGGAACCTTATCAGGACATGCATCTTGGGTTCTTGGTGTAGCTTTTGGTTCTGATGGTCAAAAATTTGCTTCAAGTAGTTCTGATCATACAGTTAAAATTTGGGAATTGGCGCAACGTCAATGTTTACATACATTTAATGAACATAGTGATCAA GTTTGGGCCGTAAAATATCatcctgaaaaaaataaccttGTTGTTTCCGTCTCAGAAgacaaatcaattaatttgtatGAATATCctcagtga